The window GCTGTGTGAAAACCGTTAgttcgatcagttagaaaagacatatcacactattccagaacagtctgaagatctgtgccaagtttggtggatgtagcttgaaaactATAGGAATAGTGGTAGAaattttggtctttgtttagCGATTTTGAAAAaactctatataaaaaaaaaaatttttttgtaaaataacagtatgttggctttgtcaagccaacataaatgaCTAACTTTTCCAGTTTTatagtagcttccccaacacttctATACATGACTAGCAAATTATAGTAGGTTATTAAAGCACGTTTTTCAggaaagtaaccatgttttgtttatcATATGAAATCTGCTGACCATCTAAATTGTTTTCAGTCATGATTTCAAATAATTTATAAGCTTTATATTTCACTTACCATCTCTCAGAAGCTCcagttgctgtgtccggtgagcAGTCTCTCAGTACTGGGGCTCCAGATGTTCCTCTGCCTGTAATGGATGTCCAAGAACTCATGATTGGTAGAGATGGCCCGTCAGTCAAAACGCCTCGGGTGACGCGTTCCCTTATCTCCTCTGGGAAGTAAGGACAGAAGCAAGCTTTACACTTCACTGATGTCACATCCTGTATGTTTTAAAGCACatgatttcatttcatttattgaTCAATTTCTCACCCCTTTTCTCTCTGGCTTTAGACCTGTTGTGAGGAAGCGAATACTGCGGCAGGGTGGCGATCATAAAAGAGTTTACCAGTGTTGCCTCTGCAATAAGGTGTTTCAGAACAGTAGCAACCTCAACCGACACGTCCGTTCCCATGGTAACAGTACTCTCTTATCATCTCGAGAaagtggatagttcacccaaaaatttaaatcttgtcataatttactcaccctcatgttgtttcaaaacgacatcacaaacacaaaaggagatgttaggcagaatgtcaggctcagtcaccattcattttcttgTATGGAAAAgcgatgcaatgaaagtgaatggtggctgaggctaacatATTATCTAATAtctgtttttgtgttccacgaaagatagaaagtcataccggCTTGGAACTGTCATTGGaattgatgactgaattttcatttttgggtgaactatcccagcCCGATGCTGCCTTAAATTTTGtcctaaaaatcttttttgtgtgtttctatATAATAtcagttttaatattttcttaCAGGTGACAAGTGTTTTAAGTGTGATGAGTGTGACAAGATGTTCAGTCGAAAAGAGAGTCTTAAACAGCATATTTCATACAAACACAGCAAGAATGAGGTACGgcatatttttacattataaccATATGGTTACCGACGGTGAATGATGAACCGCATcttaaaaacaaattcaaaatgtcaaGATACATATTCGTTGTGTGTAATcatatttgtgtgttttcttttagCCTGATATAGAGTATATGTACAAATGTTCGACCTGTGAGAAATCCTTCCGCATGGAAAATGCCTTAAAATTTCATAACTGCAGGACAGGTAAAGAAAGCTTCTTATTTGTTTAATCAAtcactttttttctcttttttttcacataacaaaGCTTTGCCAAAAGTTTTCAGCAGCATTAAATCTATTTAGGTTTGGATCTATATTATCTTTATAGGAGATTATTTTTTTGTCTCGATGTGtttttgtcaatatttttggGCTGTACTACAATCCTTTAGAACGCTGTGAATTATCTTCCAGAATGCAAGTTGCATAAAAAAAGCTatcaaaataaagaataaaaaatcaCTGCATGTGCATCATCTCTTTTGTTTGTTCTCCTCTCTTTGCAGATGACAAGACTTTCCAGTGTGAGATATGCTCTAGATTTTTCTCCACTAATAGTAATTTGTCAAAGCACAAGAAGAAACATGGAGAGAAACTCTACGCCTGTGAGATCTGCAACAAGATGTTTTACCGCAAAGACGTCATGCAAGACCACCAAAGACGGCATGTTGTTGGTGAGTTATTGACatgaaaaatgaaattctgtcatcattaactcaacatcatgttgtttcaagtaTGATTTTGTAATATGTATGATTTTACTTTCTGCTGTGAACCAAAAGGAGAAATGAAGATTGTGctggtctttttttttctatGCACTTTCAAGAATGTGGACTAaatctttgaagcttcaaaaaagaTGCAAAAGTGCCATAAAGTAACATAAAAGTGGTCTGAATGACTTTTGCGttatattccaggtcttctgaagtcatatgatagctttgtagaAGATATTTATTACAAGATATTTattgttttggaatgacatgagggtgagtaaatgatgacagatttttcatttttaggtgaactatccctttaaatcatctAAAAAAACACTCTTCTCATGTAACTTGTATAAAACGCAAATTCTCATAAACCTACATACATAAACGTGTGCATCATTAAAAGTGAAAATAGTAAGTGGGGTCAGTTCGGTGTATCACTATCAAACAACATAGTAACGCCACTAATTATTGTTTCTGTTTATCCACTTTGTAAATAAGCACAGATGTTAATCAGATAGTCCTTAAACATCTGCTCACCTTGAGTTCTCTGTTTCTAAGCCTCATTAACTTATGCCTTTTGCTGTAAGTAAAGATCATCAAACATTATGTCCCTTCCTCTGAATGTGCACCAACGGCCCCCACCACCCATTGCTTTTCCACAGGCCCAAAAAGCATGAAACGCGAGGAGCTTGAAGTCAACGGGGAGGAGGGATCCAAGTACAGGAAAGAGCCGTCAGCATGTCCTATCTGTAGCAAGGTGAGGTCCTAGTCTAAGGGACTCGCGGAGTTGGTATTTTGTCTGACAGATATCACAGAATTTGGAAGCAGGAAGCTGAGAGCAGGGTAGTTGAGTGAATCATTCAAGTTTAACGTCATTTTAAGCAGTTTGTTGTGCGAGAGCCCTAATTTGCAACATGTCTAATTTAGCGCTTAGCAGAAGTTCCGGCTTACATTGCTTCTAGGTGTTTTCTTGTCGGagtaacatgaacaaacacttaCTAACCCACGGGGATAAGAAATACACCTGTGAGATCTGCGGCCGCAAGTTCTTCCGCGTTGATGTCCTGAGAGATCATATCCACGTGCACTTCAAGGTGAGGAATTGTAGCATGCTGACTAACATATAGCAATATAATATATGTTCTCTAACTGAGTTCCTAAACATGTTCCTCTCAGGACATTGCCTTAATGAATGAGCAGGAGAGAGAAGACTTCATCAAGAAGATTGGCATCTCTATGGAGGAGAGTGATGACAGCTTGGATGAGGAGGATGAAAAGAATGATTCAGAACACCACAAATACAGCTGCAAGAAGTGTCAGGTAAGGGAGGAGTTGTCATGTTTAGAATCTTCATATTAGGATAGCACAATGAATCGAAATAACGCGAAAATACGATTATGGCCTTGTGCAAGTGCtgagatttatttatatatatatatatatatatatatatatatatgtataaaataattatattacattatacatatataaataaaaacttattacgtaaaatatttatttactgtataatacaatatttaaataaatacaccatatgctgcgtgcttcaaagtgaatCGACGGCACTCTGTTCTGTCTGTATACTACTAAACATACTTTAAGCATGCCTGAGGCTCATAGTTCTGTCCACATGCACACtatatttgtttgaaaactccattttccTAATGTCATCGGATTCCAAAGAATGCAGTAATGAAGAGCATTTTAGAAAGTCTCAGTTTTCGTTGGAGGAAAgcgccattctagtgtggatgagaggcataaacatagccaaattaatatgttttcaaacaaaaagtaACCTCAGAGCGGTTCGCTtaaaacatgcattgtgaacgcaaagTGCTTGGGCTTCACTTTATTTTTACGTTAACAAAATCCCAAATATTTCTAAGTGCTACGAGTCAACATTACAATTCCAAAATTTGTAACAAAACGAGTTCTAAAAAGACGTGAATGGTTGTTACTGGTTGGaaactcgtaattacagtaattccgacaaaAACTGACAATAAGATCTTTTCAATGAAGGAAGATAGCTGCAGTGTTTACAGCTTTCCCTTGTTCAGTCACGCATTATTTCattgtctctttctctccattCCCCAGATGACATTTGTCAAGGGTCGGGACTATCTGAAACACATAATGGACATGCATAAGGAAAAAGGTTACAACTGTACTATGTGTAATCGCCGTTTCGCTCTGAAGGCAACATACAACGCTCACCTGGTCATCCATCGCGATCGCTTGGTCGATCCTGCAGTGCAGAAGTAAGACAGACACACTAAAGACTTTCAGAGCATTACTTGATGTGGCATTTGAAAAACATTAGATGCAAAGCAGTATTCTTTTCACAGGTACATCCATCCATGTGAAATGTGTGGACGGATCTTCAACAGTATCGGGAACCTAGAAAGGCACAAAATCATCCACACAGGTGAGAAACTCTAGTGCACAAGTGGAAAAATAGATGTCATGCTCAAAATTTGAAAATGGTGCAACTCTTAGTAGTACACTGGTAGAAATTTGGGTCAGTTCTAAGTGGTGTTAGTGCAATCTTCACCAAGGTTATTTCCCAATACTTCCAATAAGCAGTTAATAACTAGTTCATAATAAACAGCAATAATTTGATCATTACCATTTAATTACTAGTTATGACTGACTAGAGTTGAAAATAACTACTTCAAGCTTTCCTGATGATGATAATAAGGCATTTGGCCTCTGCAGGAGTGAAGAGCCATtgctgtgatcagtgtggaaagtcCTTCGCCAGAAAAGACATGCTGAAAGAACATCTGAGAGTCCATGACAACGTCCGAGACTTTCTGTGTGCGGAGTGTGGGAAAGGTGCAGACACATCTCACTGTATACACCGCACATGATCATTTGGAAAATTACTGCCCTTCATTTTAAACTGCCAATAGGTTCAATACTGTTTTCACAAACTTGATTTAATTGTGAATTTGGAATAATCCTAAAGGAACCTTCTGGGTTTACTACAAGTTtaactcaatcgacaacatttgtggcataatgttgattacccccaaaatgtatttatacacacccctccttttcttttaaagggccatcaaattttccttgatcttttcacatgtaagaagagcatttgttgaaaccaagctgccaaaacgactcgttctctacttcctccacattatgatgtcacactgtggtagatatttgcatctgaccacacCCACAACAACActtcaacacctactttaccttatcacttccgtagccctgcccagtagtggCAAGCAGGGAGATGActaggagagagcaggtcagtcaaagagcagagagccaatcataaaagtgggtgtttactgtcaagtcttaaagaagCAGCACataaaccgagtgtttctgactGTTTTTTGTGCCAGAAGTCTTTACAaaaattataagtgaacctcaaggaacatattaaaataataaaaaaggcatgtcatgacctctttaaaaaagaaaaggcacttacaatggaagtgaatggggccaatcgttaacgttaaaatactcataatttcAAATGTgtagccacaatacataaacaatatgcatgttaacattttTCTAGTGTGattcaaatcacttactaaccttatctgtggcTATGttgaattttacaactttgtcgcTGTGACAACATTACACTGTAAAAcctaaattgactgtaaaaactaagatttaaacaattttacagctcaaataatacaccagttttaacagaagaatgtaaGTGCTCTTTATAAGCtttgcatttctgcctttaaacccttcaaaaattggccccattgactttcattgtaaatgcctcactgtaacctcagtttttGCAAAGTAAAGGagtgatgagtcaaaataatttgtggtaatcagtattatgccacgaatgctgttgATTGGGCTTAacctgaacccggaatattccttttaatcttTCTCTCTGTTGTCAGactttgcattgcatgtaaatgatagatagatttgtatgtatctatctatattTCCCAGGTATGAAGACAAAACATGCCCTGCGACATCATATGAAGCTGCATAAGGGAATTAAAGAATATGAATGTAAAGAGTGTAATCGCAAGTTTGCCCAGAAAGTCAATATGCTGAAACATTTTAAAAGGCACACAGGTGAGGACCTGAGGTGATCATGTTTACATGCTCTTTAATGTTAAGAATATGATGCATATttcaaaagatttgaatttgaattggcTACATGTTCATGAATGTTACGTTCATAAGTTAATAAACTATAAGTACAGTAAGTAGTATTCAATTAACATAGCATACATAATGCACAGCTTTACTGAAAATAGTCAGAATATTCTGGACATTGCAAAAAATTATGTAAGATGCTAGTAGTCTTCGTTGGTGGCACATCGTTGTATGGGGGTGGGGTTCATATCATCCGTCAGGCGTTGGGGCTTggtggttgttggtgtagaaagactaACTAGATTGTTCCCAAgacaaaaaaatgaccaaaacggcaattgcgagtggggtggccaggcttcggtccatccctggccaccccctagctccactCCTGATCACATATAGTGTaagagatttacaaatattcCTCCAGGTACAAAGGACTTCATGTGCGAGTTGTGCGGAAAGACCTTTAGTGAGCGAAACACAATGGAGACACACAAGCTTATTCATACAGGTATTCTTCACTTTACAGAAATACTACAAAGATTTTGGTTTAAAATACAAGAGGCTAATGTTTAGTCTCTGCTGTCTCTCTGCAGTGGGAAAGACTTTTTCTTGCTCGGTCTGTGATAAGAAGTATGTGACACAGTATATGCTGCAGAAACACATGCAATTGACCCATGAGAAGGTGGAAGCTCAGAGCTGCCACCTGTGTGGCACAAAAGTCTCCACCCGCGCCTCCATGAACCGCCACATTCGTCGTAAACACCCTGAGGTGAGGGGTGGGCAGGTCAGCCAAGCAACCACACGCACACTAATGGTAGAATGCTTTTTTAGTCACACGTTTGAACATTTTGAGTTTATGGAAACCCAGTGGTCTAAACTTCATGTGACCTCTCTGCAGACTATGACTGTATCATTGGACGAGCTTAATGATCTTCAAGAGCCTTCTACGATTGACGCCTCCACCATCAATATCGCACAGGTTTGTGTTTTAATAGTCTCACTTAACCAAACTTTTAACTtgcggcataaagtctggtcctcacacagtttattctggccaagatCCGCCTACTTAAGGCCTTTTCCCACCGGAGGTGATGCGATTATGTGAAGCGAATCGCAGGCGAATGGCTCTTTCACAAACGCGAATGTTCTCCGTTAGCACATTCACACCtgtacaataggtggcgctaatcgacaAACAATTTTACCCTGTTACAGTAGATGGAGCAAAGCtcctttcagctggtctgcccttcGTCCATCATAGATTAAAAGAAGAAGAACTACTAAGTTTGCAAAATAACCAAAACACACAGATGATTTCTCTAGCAAGCAGATTGAGAAACGAAAActgatttctctacaagctgcagcagtgatgaagagtttgtttttgctgatttgcTCAATGAGAAA of the Myxocyprinus asiaticus isolate MX2 ecotype Aquarium Trade chromosome 42, UBuf_Myxa_2, whole genome shotgun sequence genome contains:
- the LOC127432934 gene encoding PR domain zinc finger protein 15-like isoform X2 — encoded protein: MAEQMPDEFIWCEDCGQYHDSECPELGPVVTVKDSFVLSRARSSLPDSLEIRSAGERREGVFVLERLVKRTRFGPFEAKRVPSLKNEGLFPLKIFQKDGSVVCFDTSNEDDCNWMMLVRPATDHKHQNLTAYPQDDDVYFNTSQDVMPGTELRVWYGAFYAKKMNRPVLRPPVLLPPSEMACSKPGVPLAKGVPTVPPETLPVPDQLLCQIQQVETTTASTTDPPVQQGSEAASLGKTSNSAPNPPESVKKQGRPRRTRTHKPVSSGVADVNQEAPVAVSGEQSLSTGAPDVPLPVMDVQELMIGRDGPSVKTPRVTRSLISSGKPVVRKRILRQGGDHKRVYQCCLCNKVFQNSSNLNRHVRSHGDKCFKCDECDKMFSRKESLKQHISYKHSKNEPDIEYMYKCSTCEKSFRMENALKFHNCRTDDKTFQCEICSRFFSTNSNLSKHKKKHGEKLYACEICNKMFYRKDVMQDHQRRHVVGPKSMKREELEVNGEEGSKYRKEPSACPICSKVFSCRSNMNKHLLTHGDKKYTCEICGRKFFRVDVLRDHIHVHFKDIALMNEQEREDFIKKIGISMEESDDSLDEEDEKNDSEHHKYSCKKCQMTFVKGRDYLKHIMDMHKEKGYNCTMCNRRFALKATYNAHLVIHRDRLVDPAVQKYIHPCEMCGRIFNSIGNLERHKIIHTGVKSHCCDQCGKSFARKDMLKEHLRVHDNVRDFLCAECGKGMKTKHALRHHMKLHKGIKEYECKECNRKFAQKVNMLKHFKRHTGTKDFMCELCGKTFSERNTMETHKLIHTVGKTFSCSVCDKKYVTQYMLQKHMQLTHEKVEAQSCHLCGTKVSTRASMNRHIRRKHPEVRGGQTMTVSLDELNDLQEPSTIDASTINIAQTTVTLEKNSLAPEKTHRNFSPAKKKTKLLLQEPEPSDSDEYADFTIKAAEFTATVGDETSSAVQSIQQVVVLADPNTPPAPSPSSTVSLTNITVTPITTPAPAQFTSLQPVAVGHLAPSDRPLTLDSSILTVTFDAVSGSAMLHNRPADLQSEAVGPPGATAPQSVAHFINLTTFVNPLSHQLEQPGVTWRPVAPSDGAHTTTMDDAQPGAQAPQAPPEQPQAIPEQSHQIQSQVTGPPQQQTTAAPQMFSY
- the LOC127432934 gene encoding PR domain zinc finger protein 15-like isoform X4; protein product: MPGTELRVWYGAFYAKKMNRPVLRPPVLLPPSEMACSKPGVPLAKGVPTVPPETLPVPDQLLCQIQQVETTTASTTDPPVQQGSEAASLGKTSNSAPNPPESVKKQGRPRRTRTHKPVSSGVADVNQEAPVAVSGEQSLSTGAPDVPLPVMDVQELMIGRDGPSVKTPRVTRSLISSGKPVVRKRILRQGGDHKRVYQCCLCNKVFQNSSNLNRHVRSHGDKCFKCDECDKMFSRKESLKQHISYKHSKNEPDIEYMYKCSTCEKSFRMENALKFHNCRTDDKTFQCEICSRFFSTNSNLSKHKKKHGEKLYACEICNKMFYRKDVMQDHQRRHVVGPKSMKREELEVNGEEGSKYRKEPSACPICSKVFSCRSNMNKHLLTHGDKKYTCEICGRKFFRVDVLRDHIHVHFKDIALMNEQEREDFIKKIGISMEESDDSLDEEDEKNDSEHHKYSCKKCQMTFVKGRDYLKHIMDMHKEKGYNCTMCNRRFALKATYNAHLVIHRDRLVDPAVQKYIHPCEMCGRIFNSIGNLERHKIIHTGVKSHCCDQCGKSFARKDMLKEHLRVHDNVRDFLCAECGKGMKTKHALRHHMKLHKGIKEYECKECNRKFAQKVNMLKHFKRHTGTKDFMCELCGKTFSERNTMETHKLIHTVGKTFSCSVCDKKYVTQYMLQKHMQLTHEKVEAQSCHLCGTKVSTRASMNRHIRRKHPEVRGGQVSQATTRTLMTMTVSLDELNDLQEPSTIDASTINIAQTTVTLEKNSLAPEKTHRNFSPAKKKTKLLLQEPEPSDSDEYADFTIKAAEFTATVGDETSSAVQSIQQVVVLADPNTPPAPSPSSTVSLTNITVTPITTPAPAQFTSLQPVAVGHLAPSDRPLTLDSSILTVTFDAVSGSAMLHNRPADLQSEAVGPPGATAPQSVAHFINLTTFVNPLSHQLEQPGVTWRPVAPSDGAHTTTMDDAQPGAQAPQAPPEQPQAIPEQSHQIQSQVTGPPQQQTTAAPQMFSY
- the LOC127432934 gene encoding PR domain zinc finger protein 15-like isoform X3, whose product is MAEQMPDEFIWCEDCGQYHDSECPELGPVVTVKDSFVLSRARSSLPDSLEIRSAGERREGVFVLERLVKRTRFGPFEAKRVPSLKNEGLFPLKIFQKDGSVVCFDTSNEDDCNWMMLVRPATDHKHQNLTAYPQDDDVYFNTSQDVMPGTELRVWYGAFYAKKMNRPVLRPPVLLPPSEMACSKPGVPLAKGVPTVPPETLPVPDQLLCQIQQVETTTASTTDPPVQQGSEAASLGKTSNSAPNPPESVKKQGRPRRTRTHKPVSSGVADVNQEAPVAVSGEQSLSTGAPDVPLPVMDVQELMIGRDGPSVKTPRVTRSLISSGKPVVRKRILRQGGDHKRVYQCCLCNKVFQNSSNLNRHVRSHGDKCFKCDECDKMFSRKESLKQHISYKHSKNEPDIEYMYKCSTCEKSFRMENALKFHNCRTDDKTFQCEICSRFFSTNSNLSKHKKKHGEKLYACEICNKMFYRKDVMQDHQRRHVVGPKSMKREELEVNGEEGSKYRKEPSACPICSKVFSCRSNMNKHLLTHGDKKYTCEICGRKFFRVDVLRDHIHVHFKDIALMNEQEREDFIKKIGISMEESDDSLDEEDEKNDSEHHKYSCKKCQMTFVKGRDYLKHIMDMHKEKGYNCTMCNRRFALKATYNAHLVIHRDRLVDPAVQKYIHPCEMCGRIFNSIGNLERHKIIHTGVKSHCCDQCGKSFARKDMLKEHLRVHDNVRDFLCAECGKGMKTKHALRHHMKLHKGIKEYECKECNRKFAQKVNMLKHFKRHTGTKDFMCELCGKTFSERNTMETHKLIHTVGKTFSCSVCDKKYVTQYMLQKHMQLTHEKVEAQSCHLCGTKVSTRASMNRHIRRKHPETMTVSLDELNDLQEPSTIDASTINIAQTTVTLEKNSLAPEKTHRNFSPAKKKTKLLLQEPEPSDSDEYADFTIKAAEFTATVGDETSSAVQSIQQVVVLADPNTPPAPSPSSTVSLTNITVTPITTPAPAQFTSLQPVAVGHLAPSDRPLTLDSSILTVTFDAVSGSAMLHNRPADLQSEAVGPPGATAPQSVAHFINLTTFVNPLSHQLEQPGVTWRPVAPSDGAHTTTMDDAQPGAQAPQAPPEQPQAIPEQSHQIQSQVTGPPQQQTTAAPQMFSY
- the LOC127432934 gene encoding PR domain zinc finger protein 15-like isoform X1; this encodes MAEQMPDEFIWCEDCGQYHDSECPELGPVVTVKDSFVLSRARSSLPDSLEIRSAGERREGVFVLERLVKRTRFGPFEAKRVPSLKNEGLFPLKIFQKDGSVVCFDTSNEDDCNWMMLVRPATDHKHQNLTAYPQDDDVYFNTSQDVMPGTELRVWYGAFYAKKMNRPVLRPPVLLPPSEMACSKPGVPLAKGVPTVPPETLPVPDQLLCQIQQVETTTASTTDPPVQQGSEAASLGKTSNSAPNPPESVKKQGRPRRTRTHKPVSSGVADVNQEAPVAVSGEQSLSTGAPDVPLPVMDVQELMIGRDGPSVKTPRVTRSLISSGKPVVRKRILRQGGDHKRVYQCCLCNKVFQNSSNLNRHVRSHGDKCFKCDECDKMFSRKESLKQHISYKHSKNEPDIEYMYKCSTCEKSFRMENALKFHNCRTDDKTFQCEICSRFFSTNSNLSKHKKKHGEKLYACEICNKMFYRKDVMQDHQRRHVVGPKSMKREELEVNGEEGSKYRKEPSACPICSKVFSCRSNMNKHLLTHGDKKYTCEICGRKFFRVDVLRDHIHVHFKDIALMNEQEREDFIKKIGISMEESDDSLDEEDEKNDSEHHKYSCKKCQMTFVKGRDYLKHIMDMHKEKGYNCTMCNRRFALKATYNAHLVIHRDRLVDPAVQKYIHPCEMCGRIFNSIGNLERHKIIHTGVKSHCCDQCGKSFARKDMLKEHLRVHDNVRDFLCAECGKGMKTKHALRHHMKLHKGIKEYECKECNRKFAQKVNMLKHFKRHTGTKDFMCELCGKTFSERNTMETHKLIHTVGKTFSCSVCDKKYVTQYMLQKHMQLTHEKVEAQSCHLCGTKVSTRASMNRHIRRKHPEVRGGQVSQATTRTLMTMTVSLDELNDLQEPSTIDASTINIAQTTVTLEKNSLAPEKTHRNFSPAKKKTKLLLQEPEPSDSDEYADFTIKAAEFTATVGDETSSAVQSIQQVVVLADPNTPPAPSPSSTVSLTNITVTPITTPAPAQFTSLQPVAVGHLAPSDRPLTLDSSILTVTFDAVSGSAMLHNRPADLQSEAVGPPGATAPQSVAHFINLTTFVNPLSHQLEQPGVTWRPVAPSDGAHTTTMDDAQPGAQAPQAPPEQPQAIPEQSHQIQSQVTGPPQQQTTAAPQMFSY